In one Lycium barbarum isolate Lr01 chromosome 7, ASM1917538v2, whole genome shotgun sequence genomic region, the following are encoded:
- the LOC132603213 gene encoding uncharacterized protein LOC132603213: MTNDGEINAAKTQANVIQDAAGKKGHNKKRNDTNKSQEVLPEVAPNEGLTSQEPSTTEASEDDVEVLSEDISLCKEWVMKVNVGMDAIDIFGQRLGKVEGTLSVLEGHTLEEIESIRNDLEGHMQAEIEVKQTITALECKLMAALSTIDAMKAKIVALEKQVNVGVTEAANNVVVMREAKIEAPKPPVFKGVRDAQEVENFLWHLENYFKHGKVRDDEAKINTAVLYLTETAMLWWRRKVADTDRGLCTINTWDQFKHEFKRQFFPNNVLYEARRKLRELKQTGSIRDYVKEFTTLMLQIPNLTSDDLLFHFMDGLQNWAKQELQRRQVSDIDQAIVEAESLMDFKHDKRDKGKGHESRGGNATGGRDRGKNKESQQYYSRTQNANKFDGKKSNGRQGYAEKKAQVEKKGCYLCGGPHNFKNCPDLKSLSAMVHERNEQTQTQSTGIAQLGTIRLCGAVAKQDSQTNDNKNQYVDLTINNKPARALVDTGATHNFVTEAAAKRLELKLAPINALVKTVNAKPENARGVVSGVSVKLGDWKGMTNFTATTMDIFDIVLGQEFFTHCHAMIDPYLQRLLVMEQEGACMMPTVTMSHEQGHAQLSALQLVEGLKKEEPTFMTTITSLEEDNLLEENKNGISKELPKRLPLRLEQDHKIELEHEQEKGQVIHRLPSPPHTIGRLKLSLTTRLGRNKGKKPIPLFSCIGKGNYWKRSHANDTKTCGNFKTRVKSLSNSSAPWSSQHQVGESVMTRHVIMPPRRHVELFFAMQEAYVDAYMERRLAYVRRF, translated from the coding sequence ATGACAAACGACGGAGAAATCAATGCTGCTAAAACCCAAGCCAACGTCATCCAGGATGCTGCTGGCAAGAAGGGCCATAACAAAAAGAGGAATGACACCAACAAGAGCCAGGAGGTGCTGCCAGAGGTTGCGCCAAATGAAGGGCTTACATCCCAAGAACCATCTACGACTGAGGCGAGCGAGGATGACGTGGAGGTCCTGTCCGAGGACATCTCGCTCTGTAAAGAGTGGGTTATGAAGGTTAATGTGGGGATGGATGCCATCGACATATTTGGCCAACGTTTAGGCAAGGTGGAGGGCACTCTTAGCGTTCTTGAGGGGCATACTCTTGAAGAGATTGAAAGCATCCGAAATGACTTGGAAGGGCACATGCAGGCTGAGATTGAGGTAAAGCAAACCATTACTGCCTTAGAGTGCAAACTCATGGCGGCGTTGAGTACTATCGATGCCATGAAGGCAAAGATAGTGGCACTCGAAAAGCAGGTCAATGTTGGTGTGACTGAGGCAGCCAACAATGTTGTCGTGATGAGGgaggctaagatcgaggctccTAAGCCACCAGTGTTCAAAGGAGTTCGTGATGCACAAGAGGTGGAGAACTTTCTTTGGCACTTGGAGAACTATTTCAAGCATGGCAAAGTAAGGGACGATGAGGCCAAGATCAATACCGCTGTGTTGTACTTAACAGAGACTGCCATGCtatggtggagaagaaaggtCGCTGATACTGACAGAGGTCTATGCACAATCAACACGTGGGATCAGTTCAAGCATGAGTTCAAGCGACAGTTCTTCCCAAATAATGTCTTGTATGAGGCAAGGCGCAAACTTAGAGAGTTGAAGCAGACAGGGAGCATTCGCGACTATGTCAAGGAGTTCACCACTCTTATGCTTCAAATTCCCAACCTCACTAGtgatgacttgttatttcacttcATGGACGGGTTACAGAACTGGGCTAAGCAAGAGTTGCAACGCCGACAAGTCAGTGATATAGACCAAGCCATAGTGGAGGCCGAgtctttgatggatttcaagcatGACAAACGCGACAAAGGCAAAGGTCATGAGTCAAGGGGTGGCAATGCCACAGGTGGGAGAGACCGTGGTAAGAACAAGGAGTCTCAACAATACTACTCCAGGACTCAAAATGCCAACAAGTTCGATGGCAAAAAGTCAAATGGTCGTCAGGGCTATGCTGAGAAGAAGGCGCAGGTCGAGAAGAAGGGATGCTACTTATGCGGAGGGCCGCACAACTTCAAAAATTGCCCTGACCTAAAGAGCCTTAGCGCTATGGTGCATGAAAGAAATGAGCAGACGCAAACACAGAGTACGGGAATCGCTCAGTTGGGGACGATTAGACTATGTGGCGCTGTCGCGAAGCAAGATAGTCAAACTAATGATAATAAAAACCAGTACGTGGatctcaccatcaataacaagccCGCTCGTGCATTGGTGGACACTGGAGCGACTCACAATTTTGTGACCGAGGCTGCAGCGAAGAGACTAGAGTTGAAGCTCGCTCCAATTAACGCCCTCGTTAAGACCGTGAATGCTAAGCCAGAAAATGCTCGTGGTGTAGTTAGTGGCGTTAGTGTCAAATTGGGCGATTGGAAAGGTATGACAAATTTTACCGCCACTACTATGGatatttttgacattgttttgggGCAAGAATTCTTTACACATTGCCACGCGATGATCGATCCCTACCTCCAACGTCTCTTGGTCATGGAGCAAGAAGGCGCTTGCATGATGCCTACAGTGACTATGTCGCATGAACAGGGCCATGCACAACTTTCAGCTTTGCAGCTTGTCGAGGGGCTCAAGAAAGAAGAGCCAACATTCATGACAACCATTACAAGTTTGGAGGAAGATAATTTGCTCGAAGAAAACAAAAATGGTATTTCCAAAGAGCTACCTAAACGCTTGCCTCTTAGGCTTGAGCAGGATCACAAGATTGAGTTGGAGCATGAACAGGAAAAGGGTCAAGTCATACACCGATTACCGTCACCACCTCACACGATAGGGAGATTGAAGCTATCATTGACTACCAGGCTAGGCAGAAACAAGGGCAAGAAGCCAATACCATTATTCTCGTGCATTGGAAAGGGAAATTACTGGAAGAGGTCACATGCGAACGATACAAAGACTTGTGGCAATTTTAAAACAAGAGTCAAAAGTTTGAGCAACAGCAGTGCGCCGTGGTCGTCGCAACATCAGGTGGGGGAGAGTGTGATGACCCGCCACGTCATCATGCCACCTAGGCGCCACGTGGAACTATTTTTTGCCATGCAGGAAGcttatgtggatgcttacatggagaggaggctagcttatgtgagaaggttctag
- the LOC132603214 gene encoding tyrosine--tRNA ligase, chloroplastic/mitochondrial: MAINTCLRSFLLSTTQRPFTSSFFTKKLSLPTYLFLPNSHSKPNFTQDHPFCSISPLTTPQEESQQPESSPNPTRKTRPDNNILHILEQRGLLESVTSDSLRDPNLGPLKVYCGFDPTAESLHLGNLLGLIVLSWFLRCGHNAVALIGGATGRVGDPSGKSLERPELDLVTLEKNVNGISVIISKILGCTQGVCENASKVEILNNYDWWKDVKFLEFLRNVGRFARVGTMMSKESVKKRLENSEQGMSYAEFTYQLLQGYDFVHLYENEGVNVQIGGSDQWGNITAGTDLIRRILGKSSENGNVGNVPVVFGVTFPLLLKSDGTKFGKSEDGAIWLSPSLLSPYKFYQYFFSVSDDDVVRFLKILTFLSIEEIDELEKDMGKPGYVPNTAQRRLAEEVTRFVHGQEGLEEALKATEALKPGNSDTKLDWKTIEGIAADVPSCSMNYDQVLNIPVLDLYVSSGLLESKSAARRMLKQGGLYLNNAKVDSESKKIEADDVVDDKVILLSAGKKNKMVVRIS, encoded by the coding sequence CCCCAATAGCCATTCCAAACCCAATTTTACCCAAGATCACCCCTTTTGCTCTATCTCACCATTGACAACACCTCAAGAAGAATCTCAACAACCCGAATCTTCCCCTAACCCGACCCGTAAAACCCGACCCGATAATAATATCCTCCACATTCTTGAACAGAGAGGGTTATTGGAATCAGTAACTAGCGACTCACTTCGCGACCCGAACTTAGGCCCATTAAAAGTGTATTGCGGGTTTGACCCGACTGCCGAAAGTTTACATCTTGGGAACTTATTGGGTTTAATTGTACTTTCTTGGTTTTTACGTTGTGGTCATAATGCTGTTGCACTTATTGGTGGCGCAACGGGTCGGGTCGGTGACCCGTCTGGTAAGAGTTTGGAGCGACCCGAACTTGATTTAGTAACACTTGAGAAGAATGTAAATGGGATTAGTGTGATTATTAGTAAGATTTTGGGATGCACACAAGGTGTTTGTGAAAATGCTTCAAAGGTTGAAATTTTGAATAATTATGATTGGTGGAAAGATGTTAAGTTTTTGGAGTTTTTAAGGAATGTTGGTAGGTTTGCTAGAGTTGGTACTATGATGTCTAAAGAAAGTGTGAAGAAAAGATTGGAGAATAGTGAGCAAGGAATGAGTTATGCTGAGTTTACTTATCAGCTTTTACAAGGTTATGATTTTGTACATTTGTATGAAAATGAAGGGGTTAATGTGCAAATTGGTGGTAGTGATCAATGGGGTAATATTACTGCTGGTACTGATCTTATTCGTCGTATTTTAGGAAAATCTTCCGAAAATGGAAATGTTGGCAATGTACCGGTTGTTTTCGGGGTTACTTTTCCGTTGCTTTTGAAGAGTGATGGTACTAAGTTTGGAAAATCGGAAGATGGTGCGATTTGGTTATCGCCTTCTCTTTTATCGCCGTATAAGTTTTATCAGTACTTTTTTTCGGTCTCGGATGATGATGTAGTGAGGTTTCTAAAGATACTTACTTTTTTGAGCATTGAAGAGATTGATGAGCTGGAGAAGGATATGGGAAAACCTGGATATGTTCCTAATACAGCTCAGCGTAGGTTAGCGGAGGAGGTTACACGGTTTGTTCATGGACAAGAGGGATTGGAAGAGGCACTTAAGGCTACAGAGGCGTTGAAGCCTGGAAATTCTGATACTAAATTGGATTGGAAAACAATTGAGGGTATTGCAGCTGATGTTCCTTcttgttccatgaattatgaTCAGGTGTTGAATATACCGGTTTTGGATCTTTATGTTTCGAGTGGTTTGCTCGAGAGCAAATCAGCTGCACGACGAATGCTTAAGCAAGGGGGACTTTACTTGAATAATGCAAAAGTTGATAGTGAGAGTAAGAAGATTGAGGCGGATGACGTTGTCGATGACAAAGTTATCCTTTTGTCTGCAGGGAAAAAGAACAAGATGGTTGTAAGAATATCCTAA